One Rosa chinensis cultivar Old Blush chromosome 5, RchiOBHm-V2, whole genome shotgun sequence genomic region harbors:
- the LOC112164924 gene encoding bifunctional riboflavin kinase/FMN phosphatase isoform X3, with product MFSNQWCNIKALPGANRLIKHLSGHRVPIALASNSPRENIETKISFHQGWKESFLVIIGGDEVRSGKPSPEIFLEAAKRLNIEPSSCLVIEDSLPGVTAGKAAGMGVVVVPSLPKQSHLYTSADEVINSLLDLHPEKWGLPPFKDWIKDTLPIEPWQIGGPVIKGFGRGSKVLGIPTANLSTERYSTLLSEHPSGVYFGWAGLRTRGVFKMVMSIGWNPYFNNTEKTIEPWLLHDFGEDFYGEELHLIIVGYIRPEANFPSLESLIEKIHEDRKIAEEALDLPMYSKFKDDPYLKSPT from the exons ATGTTCTCCAATCA GTGGTGCAACATCAAAGCGCTTCCAGGTGCCAATCGGCTAATTAAACATTTGAGTGGTCACAGAGTGCCAATAGCATTGGCTTCAAACTCTCCAAGGGAAAACATAGAAACCAAAATTTCTTTTCATCAGG GTTGGAAAGAATCCTTCTTAGTCATCATTGGAGGTGACGAAGTAAGATCAGGAAAGCCATCTCCTGAAAT ATTCCTTGAAGCTGCTAAAAGATTAAATATTGAACCGTCCAGCTGCCTTGTCATTGAAGATTCTCT GCCAGGTGTGACAGCCGGTAAGGCTGCTGGAATGGGGGTAGTTGTTGTACCCTCTCTGCCAAAGCAATCCCATCTCTATACTTCAGCAGATGAGGTGATCAACTCTCTACTTGATTTGCATCCTGAAAAGTGGGGCCTACCTCCTTTCAAAGATT GGATAAAAGACACTTTACCAATAGAACCTTGGCAAATTGGTGGTCCTGTCATTAAGGGATTTGGTCGGGGCTCAAAAGTACTTGGGATCCCTACAG CTAATCTATCCACCGAGCGATATTCAACTCTCCTTTCAGAACATCCCTCGGGAGTATATTTCGGTTGGGCTGGATTACGAACGCGAGGTGTCTTTAAAATGGTCATGAGTATTGGTTGGAATCCTTATTTCAACAACACTGAAAAGACTATA GAGCCATGGCTGCTTCATGACTTTGGTGAGGACTTCTATGGGGAGGAATTGCATCTTATCATAGTTGGCTACATACGGCCTGAG GCCAATTTCCCATCTCTCGAGAGCTTGATCGAAAAGATCCATGAGGACAGGAAAATTGCAGAGGAAGCTCTTGATCTTCCAATGTACTCAAAATTCAAGGATGACCCATACCTTAAAAGCCCAACATAA
- the LOC112164924 gene encoding bifunctional riboflavin kinase/FMN phosphatase isoform X1: protein MVLKMSIAEPLKKLVSCVILDLDGTLLHTDGIISDVLRVYLGKYGKKWDGREVQKIVGKTPFEAASAIVEDYGLSCTTSELISELNPMFSNQWCNIKALPGANRLIKHLSGHRVPIALASNSPRENIETKISFHQGWKESFLVIIGGDEVRSGKPSPEIFLEAAKRLNIEPSSCLVIEDSLPGVTAGKAAGMGVVVVPSLPKQSHLYTSADEVINSLLDLHPEKWGLPPFKDWIKDTLPIEPWQIGGPVIKGFGRGSKVLGIPTANLSTERYSTLLSEHPSGVYFGWAGLRTRGVFKMVMSIGWNPYFNNTEKTIEPWLLHDFGEDFYGEELHLIIVGYIRPEANFPSLESLIEKIHEDRKIAEEALDLPMYSKFKDDPYLKSPT, encoded by the exons ATGGTCTTGAAGATGTCCATCGCAGAGCCATTAAAGAAATTAGTTTCATGTGTTATCCTTGATTTGGATGGTACTCTACTACACACAG aTGGCATAATAAGTGATGTTTTAAGAGTATATTTGGGGAAGTATGGAAAGAAATGGGATGGGAGGGAAGTTCAAAAGATAGTTGGAAAAACACCATTCGAAGCTGCATCTGCTATTGTGGAGGATTATGGGCTATCTTGCACAACGAGTGAATTAATCTCAGAGCTAAACCCAATGTTCTCCAATCA GTGGTGCAACATCAAAGCGCTTCCAGGTGCCAATCGGCTAATTAAACATTTGAGTGGTCACAGAGTGCCAATAGCATTGGCTTCAAACTCTCCAAGGGAAAACATAGAAACCAAAATTTCTTTTCATCAGG GTTGGAAAGAATCCTTCTTAGTCATCATTGGAGGTGACGAAGTAAGATCAGGAAAGCCATCTCCTGAAAT ATTCCTTGAAGCTGCTAAAAGATTAAATATTGAACCGTCCAGCTGCCTTGTCATTGAAGATTCTCT GCCAGGTGTGACAGCCGGTAAGGCTGCTGGAATGGGGGTAGTTGTTGTACCCTCTCTGCCAAAGCAATCCCATCTCTATACTTCAGCAGATGAGGTGATCAACTCTCTACTTGATTTGCATCCTGAAAAGTGGGGCCTACCTCCTTTCAAAGATT GGATAAAAGACACTTTACCAATAGAACCTTGGCAAATTGGTGGTCCTGTCATTAAGGGATTTGGTCGGGGCTCAAAAGTACTTGGGATCCCTACAG CTAATCTATCCACCGAGCGATATTCAACTCTCCTTTCAGAACATCCCTCGGGAGTATATTTCGGTTGGGCTGGATTACGAACGCGAGGTGTCTTTAAAATGGTCATGAGTATTGGTTGGAATCCTTATTTCAACAACACTGAAAAGACTATA GAGCCATGGCTGCTTCATGACTTTGGTGAGGACTTCTATGGGGAGGAATTGCATCTTATCATAGTTGGCTACATACGGCCTGAG GCCAATTTCCCATCTCTCGAGAGCTTGATCGAAAAGATCCATGAGGACAGGAAAATTGCAGAGGAAGCTCTTGATCTTCCAATGTACTCAAAATTCAAGGATGACCCATACCTTAAAAGCCCAACATAA
- the LOC112164924 gene encoding bifunctional riboflavin kinase/FMN phosphatase isoform X2 has translation MVLKMSIAEPLKKLVSCVILDLDGTLLHTDGIISDVLRVYLGKYGKKWDGREVQKIVGKTPFEAASAIVEDYGLSCTTSELISELNPMFSNQWCNIKALPGANRLIKHLSGHRVPIALASNSPRENIETKISFHQGWKESFLVIIGGDEVRSGKPSPEIFLEAAKRLNIEPSSCLVIEDSLPGVTAGKAAGMGVVVVPSLPKQSHLYTSADEVINSLLDLHPEKWGLPPFKDWIKDTLPIEPWQIGGPVIKGFGRGSKVLGIPTEHPSGVYFGWAGLRTRGVFKMVMSIGWNPYFNNTEKTIEPWLLHDFGEDFYGEELHLIIVGYIRPEANFPSLESLIEKIHEDRKIAEEALDLPMYSKFKDDPYLKSPT, from the exons ATGGTCTTGAAGATGTCCATCGCAGAGCCATTAAAGAAATTAGTTTCATGTGTTATCCTTGATTTGGATGGTACTCTACTACACACAG aTGGCATAATAAGTGATGTTTTAAGAGTATATTTGGGGAAGTATGGAAAGAAATGGGATGGGAGGGAAGTTCAAAAGATAGTTGGAAAAACACCATTCGAAGCTGCATCTGCTATTGTGGAGGATTATGGGCTATCTTGCACAACGAGTGAATTAATCTCAGAGCTAAACCCAATGTTCTCCAATCA GTGGTGCAACATCAAAGCGCTTCCAGGTGCCAATCGGCTAATTAAACATTTGAGTGGTCACAGAGTGCCAATAGCATTGGCTTCAAACTCTCCAAGGGAAAACATAGAAACCAAAATTTCTTTTCATCAGG GTTGGAAAGAATCCTTCTTAGTCATCATTGGAGGTGACGAAGTAAGATCAGGAAAGCCATCTCCTGAAAT ATTCCTTGAAGCTGCTAAAAGATTAAATATTGAACCGTCCAGCTGCCTTGTCATTGAAGATTCTCT GCCAGGTGTGACAGCCGGTAAGGCTGCTGGAATGGGGGTAGTTGTTGTACCCTCTCTGCCAAAGCAATCCCATCTCTATACTTCAGCAGATGAGGTGATCAACTCTCTACTTGATTTGCATCCTGAAAAGTGGGGCCTACCTCCTTTCAAAGATT GGATAAAAGACACTTTACCAATAGAACCTTGGCAAATTGGTGGTCCTGTCATTAAGGGATTTGGTCGGGGCTCAAAAGTACTTGGGATCCCTACAG AACATCCCTCGGGAGTATATTTCGGTTGGGCTGGATTACGAACGCGAGGTGTCTTTAAAATGGTCATGAGTATTGGTTGGAATCCTTATTTCAACAACACTGAAAAGACTATA GAGCCATGGCTGCTTCATGACTTTGGTGAGGACTTCTATGGGGAGGAATTGCATCTTATCATAGTTGGCTACATACGGCCTGAG GCCAATTTCCCATCTCTCGAGAGCTTGATCGAAAAGATCCATGAGGACAGGAAAATTGCAGAGGAAGCTCTTGATCTTCCAATGTACTCAAAATTCAAGGATGACCCATACCTTAAAAGCCCAACATAA